In Ochrobactrum vermis, the following proteins share a genomic window:
- a CDS encoding class I SAM-dependent RNA methyltransferase, which produces MTTQAMGQITIRSIGAGGDGIANLPDGQIYVPFTLPGEVANIARDKNRATVMALLETSPERQAPACQHFEDCGGCALQHWQDEPYRLWKRELVVSALKGRGIDTEVAPLVACQPRTRRRAVFAARKTEKGVLLGFNRHLSHEIIDIVECAVTVPEIIARLDDLREVGALVAPGSKPFKLAVTLTESGLDLAASGCGKLSDDQRRALTALVMKKGLARLSHEGEIIVEPKKPLIHFGKVPVPVPPGCFLQATADAEEAMVRLVLDHVGKAKRVADLFCGVGTFALRIAEKSAVHAVENDALALAALDRGVRHVQGLKPVSVERRDLFRRPLMPKELLPYNAVVFDPPRAGAEEQALELAKSKVEKVVAVSCNPVTLVRDLAILVKGGYRVTRVTPIDQFLWSPHVEAVATLVKK; this is translated from the coding sequence ATGACAACGCAGGCAATGGGGCAAATAACAATCCGCTCGATTGGTGCGGGTGGCGATGGCATCGCCAACCTTCCTGACGGCCAGATCTATGTGCCTTTTACGCTGCCGGGCGAAGTGGCCAATATTGCGCGCGACAAGAACCGCGCGACGGTCATGGCGCTCCTCGAAACATCGCCCGAGCGTCAGGCCCCTGCCTGCCAGCATTTTGAGGATTGCGGCGGCTGCGCGCTGCAACATTGGCAGGATGAACCCTATCGTCTGTGGAAGCGCGAACTGGTTGTCTCTGCTCTGAAGGGCAGGGGGATCGACACGGAGGTGGCTCCGCTGGTGGCTTGCCAGCCGCGCACACGCCGTCGCGCTGTTTTTGCGGCACGCAAGACGGAGAAGGGCGTGTTGCTTGGCTTCAACCGTCACCTCAGCCATGAAATCATCGATATCGTCGAATGCGCGGTAACCGTTCCCGAGATCATCGCGCGACTTGATGATCTGCGTGAAGTAGGAGCTTTGGTTGCGCCTGGTTCCAAGCCGTTCAAGCTGGCTGTGACACTAACGGAATCCGGTCTCGATCTCGCGGCCAGCGGCTGCGGCAAGCTGAGCGATGATCAACGGCGCGCGCTGACCGCGCTTGTGATGAAAAAGGGTTTGGCGCGCCTTTCGCATGAAGGCGAAATCATTGTTGAGCCGAAAAAGCCGCTCATCCATTTCGGCAAGGTTCCGGTTCCGGTTCCGCCCGGCTGCTTCTTGCAGGCAACGGCCGATGCCGAAGAAGCAATGGTGCGGCTGGTGCTGGATCATGTCGGCAAGGCCAAGCGTGTCGCGGACCTGTTCTGCGGTGTCGGCACATTTGCGCTGCGGATTGCGGAAAAGAGCGCGGTCCATGCCGTTGAAAACGACGCGCTGGCCCTTGCGGCTCTCGATCGTGGCGTGCGCCATGTGCAGGGCTTGAAGCCCGTTTCGGTCGAACGCCGCGACCTGTTCCGCCGACCACTGATGCCGAAGGAGCTGCTGCCTTATAACGCTGTGGTTTTCGATCCGCCGCGTGCAGGTGCAGAAGAGCAGGCGCTTGAACTGGCAAAATCCAAGGTGGAGAAGGTTGTCGCAGTTTCGTGCAATCCGGTGACCTTGGTCCGCGATCTGGCCATTCTGGTGAAGGGCGGCTATCGCGTCACGCGCGTGACGCCGATTGACCAGTTCCTCTGGTCGCCACATGTCGAAGCCGTGGCGACGCTGGTGAAGAAGTAA
- a CDS encoding phosphatidylserine decarboxylase codes for MSLTDTIRNTFVPIHREGYPFIAGFFVVSLILGWLWDPLFWIGLVLTVWCIYFYRDPERVTPMDDDLVISPADGKVSFVGPAVPPAELDLGAEPRMRVSVFMNVFSVHINRSPVRGKIEKVVHRPGKFLNAELDKASTENERNSVLIESPHGKIGVVQIAGLVARRIVCWSNEDDDLSVGERFGLIRFGSRVDVYLPADATVRVAIGQTAIAGETVLADYGSVRGEPVVRIG; via the coding sequence ATGAGCCTTACTGACACCATCCGCAACACTTTCGTACCGATCCATCGGGAAGGCTATCCGTTTATTGCGGGCTTTTTCGTGGTTTCACTTATTCTGGGCTGGCTTTGGGATCCGTTGTTCTGGATCGGCTTGGTGCTGACCGTCTGGTGCATCTATTTCTATCGCGATCCCGAACGCGTCACGCCAATGGACGATGATCTGGTCATCAGTCCCGCTGACGGCAAGGTTTCTTTCGTTGGCCCGGCTGTGCCGCCTGCCGAGCTGGATCTGGGTGCCGAACCGCGCATGCGCGTATCGGTTTTCATGAATGTGTTCTCGGTTCACATCAACCGTTCTCCGGTGCGTGGCAAGATAGAGAAGGTCGTGCATCGTCCGGGCAAGTTCCTCAATGCGGAACTGGACAAGGCCAGCACGGAAAACGAACGCAACAGCGTTTTGATTGAAAGCCCGCATGGCAAGATCGGCGTTGTTCAGATCGCTGGTCTGGTCGCGCGGCGCATCGTCTGCTGGTCCAATGAGGATGATGATCTGTCCGTGGGCGAGCGGTTCGGCCTGATCCGCTTTGGATCGCGGGTCGATGTCTACCTTCCGGCAGATGCGACCGTCCGTGTCGCCATTGGCCAAACGGCAATCGCCGGTGAAACCGTGCTGGCCGATTACGGCAGCGTGCGCGGCGAGCCTGTGGTGCGGATCGGCTGA
- a CDS encoding AAA family ATPase: MTQDHRRFIIISGGPGSGKSTLIDALEKDGFSRTVEAGRAIIQDQVAISGNALPWGDRALFAELMLCWEMRSHAMAEQQRGTVFFDRGVPDVIGYLTLCNLPIPRHMEEAARQFRYNRTVFLTPPWAEIFGQDAERKQDFEEAIRTFDAMEKTYRQLGYEIALLPKSSVEERVSFIKQALPSVFL; the protein is encoded by the coding sequence ATGACCCAAGATCATCGGCGTTTCATCATCATCAGCGGCGGGCCCGGATCGGGTAAAAGCACACTGATCGATGCGCTTGAAAAGGATGGTTTTTCGCGTACCGTTGAAGCGGGGCGCGCCATCATACAGGATCAGGTTGCCATAAGCGGCAATGCCTTGCCCTGGGGTGATCGCGCTCTTTTTGCGGAGTTGATGCTTTGCTGGGAAATGCGCTCGCACGCGATGGCAGAACAACAGCGCGGTACCGTCTTCTTTGATCGCGGTGTTCCCGACGTGATCGGCTATCTGACACTGTGCAACCTGCCCATTCCACGGCACATGGAGGAGGCCGCACGACAGTTTCGGTATAACAGAACAGTTTTCCTGACCCCACCATGGGCTGAAATCTTCGGTCAGGATGCTGAGCGGAAGCAGGATTTCGAGGAAGCCATACGCACTTTCGACGCGATGGAAAAAACCTATAGGCAGCTTGGATATGAAATCGCGCTCCTGCCGAAATCATCGGTCGAGGAGCGCGTCAGTTTCATCAAGCAGGCGTTGCCCTCAGTTTTCCTCTGA
- a CDS encoding ABCB family ABC transporter ATP-binding protein/permease — MSSPKTVSADSGETFKTLRNLWPYMWPSDRPDLRMRVVWATFYLVISKIVLILVPYFFKWVTNALTGQLNPPDYIPLFLVGAVMLVLAYNGAKIVQAGLNQLRDALFASVGQYAVRQLAYRTFVHMHQLSLRFHLERRTGGLSRVIERGTKGIETIVRFTILNTLPTILEFALTAVIFAFAYGISYLLVVAATVCLYTWFTIKASDWRINIRREMNDSDTDANTKAIDSLLNFETVKYFGNENMEAKRFDASMARYEKAATQTWTSLGWLNFGQAVIFGVGMAAVMVMSALEVQAGTQSIGDFVFINAMLMQLSIPLNFIGFIYREIRQGLTDIEQMFDLLDVKQEVIDKANAPALKIDHGAIRFDDVHFAYDANRPILKGISFEVPAGKTVAIVGPSGAGKSTISRLLFRFYDVQSGSVSIDGQDVRDVTQESLRKVIGMVPQDTVLFNDTIAYNIRYGRPDATTEEVEKAAELAQISGFIKHLPEGYQAMVGERGLKLSGGEKQRVAIARTILKAPPILILDEATSALDTATEQEIQSALDIVSRGRTTLVIAHRLSTVIGADEIIVLKDGLIAERGTHRMLLKHKGLYASMWARQREADEAEERLRQVRESDEMGIITRGVPAAE, encoded by the coding sequence ATGAGTTCCCCCAAAACGGTTTCCGCCGACTCCGGCGAGACGTTCAAGACACTGCGAAATCTCTGGCCCTATATGTGGCCGTCCGACAGGCCCGACCTGCGTATGCGCGTGGTCTGGGCCACGTTCTATCTGGTGATTTCCAAGATCGTACTCATCCTCGTGCCCTATTTCTTCAAATGGGTGACGAACGCCTTGACCGGTCAGTTGAACCCGCCGGATTATATCCCGCTGTTTCTAGTTGGCGCCGTGATGCTGGTTCTGGCTTATAACGGTGCCAAGATCGTGCAGGCGGGTCTCAACCAGCTTCGCGACGCATTGTTTGCGAGCGTCGGCCAGTATGCGGTGCGTCAGTTGGCCTACAGGACCTTCGTGCACATGCACCAGCTTTCGCTGAGGTTCCATCTTGAACGGCGGACAGGCGGGCTTTCGCGGGTCATCGAGCGTGGCACCAAGGGCATCGAAACGATTGTCCGTTTCACGATCCTCAACACGCTGCCGACCATTCTTGAATTTGCGCTGACGGCGGTGATCTTCGCCTTCGCCTACGGCATCTCCTATCTTCTCGTGGTTGCTGCAACGGTCTGCCTCTATACCTGGTTCACGATCAAGGCGAGCGACTGGCGCATCAATATTCGCCGCGAAATGAACGACTCCGATACGGATGCCAACACCAAGGCAATCGACTCGCTGCTCAATTTCGAAACGGTCAAATATTTCGGCAACGAGAATATGGAAGCCAAGCGTTTCGATGCTTCGATGGCGCGTTATGAAAAAGCGGCAACCCAGACATGGACGTCACTTGGCTGGCTGAACTTCGGTCAGGCCGTGATTTTTGGTGTCGGCATGGCAGCGGTCATGGTCATGTCAGCGCTGGAAGTGCAGGCGGGAACACAGTCCATCGGCGATTTCGTTTTCATCAATGCCATGCTGATGCAGCTATCCATTCCGCTCAATTTCATCGGTTTCATCTACCGCGAAATCCGTCAGGGACTGACCGATATCGAACAGATGTTCGATCTCCTTGATGTGAAGCAGGAAGTCATCGACAAAGCCAATGCGCCAGCGTTGAAAATCGATCACGGCGCAATCCGTTTCGATGACGTGCATTTCGCCTATGATGCGAACCGCCCGATCCTCAAAGGCATCAGTTTCGAAGTTCCGGCAGGAAAGACTGTAGCAATCGTCGGGCCGTCGGGAGCAGGTAAATCCACGATCTCGCGCCTCCTGTTCCGCTTCTATGATGTGCAGTCCGGATCGGTTTCCATCGACGGGCAGGATGTCCGCGACGTTACGCAGGAAAGCTTGCGCAAGGTTATCGGCATGGTGCCGCAGGACACGGTGTTGTTCAACGATACGATAGCCTATAACATTCGTTATGGTCGTCCCGATGCCACGACCGAAGAGGTGGAAAAGGCGGCGGAACTGGCGCAGATTTCGGGCTTCATCAAGCACCTGCCGGAAGGTTATCAAGCCATGGTCGGCGAACGCGGCCTCAAGCTTTCGGGCGGTGAGAAACAGCGTGTCGCCATTGCGCGCACGATCCTGAAAGCGCCTCCAATCCTGATTCTTGATGAGGCGACCTCCGCACTCGATACGGCCACCGAACAGGAAATTCAGTCAGCACTCGACATCGTCAGCCGTGGCCGGACCACGCTCGTCATCGCACACCGCCTCTCGACCGTGATCGGTGCGGATGAAATCATCGTCCTGAAAGATGGTTTGATTGCCGAGCGAGGCACGCATCGCATGCTTCTCAAGCATAAGGGGCTTTATGCGTCCATGTGGGCTCGCCAGCGCGAGGCGGACGAGGCGGAAGAACGCCTGCGTCAGGTCCGGGAAAGCGACGAAATGGGCATCATCACACGCGGTGTTCCGGCGGCGGAATAG
- a CDS encoding TlyA family RNA methyltransferase, translated as MGGETSDKNLRLDQLLVELGLFATRSRARDAIQRDTVKVDGKPVTKPGQTVQRTAKIAVDDPASTYVSRAALKLIAALDDFELDVKGRTALDIGASTGGFTQVLLERGANHVLAIDVGHDQLHETLRNDPRVTNKEGINARALELIHLDGREIDCVVSDVSFISLKLALPPALAFAQKGAICALLVKPQFEAGREAIGKGGILRDPKDGERIAEELRSWLETQAGWRALGLCPSPIEGGDGNREYLLAGKKDR; from the coding sequence ATGGGTGGGGAAACGAGCGACAAGAACCTGCGGCTCGATCAGCTGCTGGTGGAGCTTGGGCTGTTTGCAACGCGTTCGCGGGCGCGCGATGCGATCCAGCGTGATACGGTCAAGGTTGACGGCAAGCCTGTCACCAAGCCGGGCCAGACGGTTCAGCGCACGGCGAAGATCGCCGTGGACGATCCGGCAAGCACCTATGTTTCCCGTGCTGCCCTGAAGCTTATCGCGGCGCTCGACGATTTCGAACTCGATGTGAAAGGGCGCACGGCGCTCGACATCGGCGCTTCGACTGGCGGTTTTACGCAAGTTCTGCTGGAGCGTGGCGCGAACCACGTTCTTGCCATTGATGTCGGCCACGACCAGTTGCACGAAACCCTGCGCAACGATCCTCGCGTCACGAATAAGGAAGGGATCAACGCCCGTGCGCTGGAACTTATCCATCTGGATGGACGCGAAATCGATTGCGTGGTTTCGGATGTGAGTTTCATTTCTCTGAAACTCGCATTGCCTCCGGCATTGGCCTTTGCGCAAAAAGGTGCTATCTGCGCGCTTCTCGTAAAACCGCAATTTGAAGCGGGTCGCGAGGCTATCGGCAAGGGCGGCATTTTGCGCGATCCGAAAGATGGCGAACGCATAGCAGAAGAACTGAGATCATGGCTTGAGACGCAAGCTGGCTGGCGCGCGCTCGGCCTTTGCCCGTCGCCCATCGAAGGTGGCGATGGCAATCGTGAATATCTCCTGGCAGGAAAGAAAGATCGATGA
- a CDS encoding TIGR00730 family Rossman fold protein, translated as MSEIRSICVYCGSSTGLNPIYREAGVTLGRSIAEHGLRLVYGGGTRGIMGAVAQGVMEAGGEVTGIIPTFLLDKEASLEKAEQLTELIVVGDMHERKHLMFQKSDAFVTLPGGIGTVEEIVEMMTWAQLGKHRKPMVFANINNFWQPMLALLEHMTAEGFIHTAHQMKPLVIDKAEDIVPAIIAANGKAHEGDQKIIEKM; from the coding sequence ATGTCTGAGATTCGATCCATCTGCGTTTATTGCGGCTCGTCCACGGGCCTGAATCCCATCTATCGTGAGGCAGGCGTTACGCTTGGCCGGTCCATTGCCGAACACGGTCTGCGCCTTGTCTATGGCGGTGGCACACGCGGCATCATGGGCGCGGTTGCGCAAGGCGTGATGGAAGCCGGCGGCGAAGTCACCGGCATCATCCCGACCTTCCTGCTCGACAAGGAAGCAAGCCTTGAAAAGGCCGAGCAACTGACCGAACTCATCGTCGTCGGCGATATGCATGAGCGCAAGCACCTCATGTTCCAGAAATCGGATGCATTCGTTACGCTTCCCGGCGGGATCGGCACGGTTGAGGAAATCGTGGAAATGATGACCTGGGCGCAGCTCGGCAAGCATCGCAAGCCGATGGTATTCGCAAATATCAACAATTTCTGGCAGCCGATGCTCGCGCTTCTCGAGCACATGACGGCGGAAGGTTTTATCCACACCGCCCATCAGATGAAGCCATTGGTGATCGACAAGGCTGAAGACATCGTTCCCGCCATCATCGCCGCCAATGGCAAGGCACATGAAGGCGACCAGAAGATCATCGAAAAGATGTGA
- a CDS encoding MliC family protein encodes MKNWVVLLGLTFAASSASAGEINIKLLDDTEVTTNAVLYQCGEKNVSVTYYNAGDISLAELELEDETVVASNVISGSGAKYAGGVYIWWTKGDTADLYNLMDDPDQSKPTNCVEQ; translated from the coding sequence ATGAAGAACTGGGTTGTGTTGCTCGGGCTCACCTTTGCCGCATCATCCGCATCGGCTGGCGAAATAAATATCAAACTGCTGGACGATACTGAAGTAACGACCAATGCCGTTCTGTATCAGTGCGGTGAAAAAAACGTTTCTGTAACCTACTACAATGCCGGGGATATTTCGCTTGCCGAGCTGGAGCTCGAAGACGAAACCGTCGTTGCATCCAACGTCATTTCAGGGTCTGGCGCCAAATATGCCGGCGGCGTCTATATCTGGTGGACCAAGGGCGATACGGCCGATCTTTATAACCTTATGGACGATCCGGACCAATCAAAGCCGACAAACTGTGTAGAACAGTAA
- a CDS encoding ArsR/SmtB family transcription factor, which produces MKIVQDKTSTETAPDLAQLGIDDEAAARICAALGHPVRIRIIRQLMMEEACCCKDIVGKLDLAQSTVSQHLKVLVQAGLIDYRPDRQSSRYSVNWPQLNAVRTHFASFKSRCCG; this is translated from the coding sequence ATGAAGATAGTTCAGGACAAAACGTCGACCGAAACTGCGCCAGATCTCGCGCAGCTCGGCATTGACGACGAGGCGGCAGCGCGCATTTGCGCCGCGCTTGGTCATCCTGTCCGCATCCGTATCATTCGCCAGTTGATGATGGAGGAGGCCTGTTGCTGCAAGGATATTGTCGGCAAGCTCGACCTTGCTCAATCGACGGTTTCTCAACACCTCAAAGTCCTCGTGCAGGCTGGTCTTATCGATTATCGGCCTGATCGCCAGTCCTCGCGTTACAGCGTCAACTGGCCACAACTCAATGCTGTTCGCACGCATTTTGCTTCCTTCAAAAGCAGATGTTGCGGCTAG
- a CDS encoding Ig-like domain-containing protein, whose product MQKNSLGLLGIGLVAIVAGLGLYWNATRSRVEAPQSDVAAPASNNAQTPSETTAPEATKPAGETAASDAKPQDTQSVEPAKQTDAAPAEQASKTPVFDLLRVEPDGSVVIAGKALPNADIEVVAGATVVGKAKAGANGDFAIVLDEPLKAGDHQLVLRSTGADNNVATSAQTAIVSVPETKSGQVLALVEEPGQASRLITKPETEPKPQENTEATSEAEAKADKPDAKPAQDLPIAIEAVEIEGQSVFVAGKAKGGNRVIVHANDTLLGASLISPDGRFLVQSKQPLSVGDYIIRADLLDNANQVLATARVPFRREAGENISAIAPDTDGQTAAPSEANGGEAASSAAPLQKVEGSVIIRRGDNLWTISKRTYGKGTRYTTIYLANREQIRNPDLIWPGQVFNMPKEPMGEDEVKRQLEDRNN is encoded by the coding sequence ATGCAAAAGAACAGTTTAGGATTGCTCGGTATCGGGCTCGTCGCAATCGTTGCCGGGCTCGGCCTATATTGGAATGCAACACGATCCCGCGTTGAGGCACCGCAATCCGATGTCGCCGCGCCAGCGTCGAACAATGCACAAACGCCATCTGAAACCACAGCGCCGGAGGCGACCAAGCCTGCGGGCGAAACTGCGGCGAGCGATGCGAAGCCACAGGATACTCAATCCGTAGAGCCGGCCAAGCAGACTGACGCTGCTCCCGCAGAGCAGGCCAGCAAGACACCGGTTTTCGATCTTCTTCGCGTTGAGCCGGACGGTTCGGTCGTGATTGCGGGCAAGGCGCTTCCCAATGCCGATATCGAAGTCGTGGCGGGCGCAACCGTTGTCGGCAAGGCCAAGGCGGGAGCCAATGGCGATTTCGCCATTGTTCTGGACGAGCCGTTGAAGGCGGGTGATCATCAGCTCGTCTTGCGTTCGACCGGCGCGGACAACAATGTTGCCACTTCCGCACAGACCGCCATCGTGTCGGTGCCTGAGACCAAGTCCGGGCAGGTTCTGGCGCTGGTCGAGGAGCCAGGGCAGGCGAGCCGCCTGATCACCAAGCCGGAAACGGAACCGAAGCCGCAGGAAAATACGGAGGCTACCTCCGAAGCTGAGGCGAAGGCCGACAAGCCGGATGCCAAGCCTGCACAGGATTTGCCGATTGCAATCGAAGCGGTGGAGATTGAAGGCCAGTCCGTCTTCGTGGCGGGTAAAGCCAAAGGCGGCAATCGCGTGATCGTTCACGCCAACGATACATTGCTCGGTGCAAGCCTCATTTCGCCAGATGGCCGTTTCCTTGTGCAGAGCAAGCAGCCGCTGAGCGTCGGTGATTATATCATTCGTGCCGATCTGCTCGACAATGCCAATCAGGTTTTGGCGACAGCCCGCGTCCCGTTCCGTCGCGAAGCTGGCGAGAATATTTCAGCCATTGCCCCCGACACGGACGGTCAGACGGCAGCTCCGTCGGAAGCAAATGGGGGTGAAGCCGCTTCATCTGCAGCCCCGCTGCAGAAAGTGGAAGGTTCTGTCATCATTCGGCGCGGGGACAATCTCTGGACGATATCCAAGCGCACCTATGGCAAAGGCACGCGATACACGACGATCTATCTCGCCAATCGCGAACAGATCCGTAATCCCGATCTGATCTGGCCGGGCCAAGTCTTCAATATGCCGAAGGAACCTATGGGTGAAGACGAGGTGAAGCGCCAGTTGGAAGATCGCAACAACTGA
- the pssA gene encoding CDP-diacylglycerol--serine O-phosphatidyltransferase, whose translation METPFPPFEPNGRVDSSRGPKLSQIPLRIVIPNVITVLAICAGLTGIRLAFENRFELAVVMVLVAAFLDGIDGRVARMMKGSSKFGAQMDSLADIVNFGVAPALVLYAFMLDQARSFGWIAALLYAIACCLRLARFNVMLEDPNRPAWQSNYFIGVPAPAGAMLVLLPVYLGFLGLTPTRGLAFGVAIYTVAIAFLLVSRLPVYNGKSAGSLVRRDIVMPLILFVVVYVAFLMSYTWQTLSLTALAYLAFLPFSLAAWNRREAADRRAEEEASSEEDKPSEEN comes from the coding sequence ATGGAAACGCCTTTTCCGCCTTTTGAGCCCAATGGCCGCGTGGATTCATCGCGCGGCCCGAAGCTGTCGCAGATACCGCTGCGTATCGTTATTCCCAATGTCATAACGGTTCTCGCCATCTGTGCCGGTCTTACCGGCATCCGTCTAGCCTTCGAGAACCGTTTCGAACTTGCCGTCGTCATGGTGCTTGTCGCCGCCTTTCTGGACGGCATCGACGGGCGCGTCGCGCGCATGATGAAGGGATCGTCAAAATTCGGCGCGCAAATGGACTCGCTCGCCGATATCGTCAATTTCGGCGTGGCGCCTGCGTTGGTGCTCTATGCCTTCATGCTCGATCAGGCGCGCTCGTTCGGCTGGATCGCGGCACTCCTTTATGCCATTGCCTGCTGCCTGCGGCTGGCGCGTTTCAATGTCATGCTGGAAGACCCGAACCGCCCGGCATGGCAAAGCAACTACTTCATCGGTGTGCCTGCACCGGCAGGCGCCATGCTTGTCTTGTTGCCGGTCTATCTTGGTTTTCTCGGGTTGACGCCAACGCGGGGGCTCGCTTTCGGCGTGGCGATCTATACCGTAGCAATAGCATTCCTGCTCGTAAGCCGTTTGCCAGTCTATAATGGCAAATCCGCAGGAAGCCTTGTCCGGCGTGATATCGTCATGCCGCTCATCCTGTTCGTGGTCGTTTATGTCGCGTTCCTGATGAGCTATACCTGGCAAACCCTTAGCCTCACCGCGCTTGCCTATCTTGCTTTTCTTCCATTCAGCCTGGCGGCCTGGAACAGGCGCGAAGCTGCCGACCGAAGGGCAGAGGAAGAAGCCAGCTCCGAAGAGGATAAGCCTTCAGAGGAAAACTGA
- a CDS encoding aspartate/glutamate racemase family protein: MKTIGLIGGMSWESSQEYYRIINQEIRTRLGGTHSAKSLMWSMDFGEIEQLQHEGKWDELTKLMVEAAQNLERGGADFILICTNTMHKMAADIERATSVPLVHIADPTAEKIRAAGLSKIGLLGTAFTMEQDFYKGRLATEHGLEILTPDDADRKTVHEIIYRELVVGEVRDASREKYRAVINRLVERGAEAIILGCTEIMLLIGQQDSPVPVFDTTRLHAEAAVDWALA; this comes from the coding sequence ATGAAGACAATCGGGCTGATAGGCGGGATGAGCTGGGAAAGCTCGCAGGAATATTATCGCATCATCAATCAGGAAATCCGCACACGGCTCGGCGGCACGCATTCGGCCAAGAGCCTGATGTGGTCGATGGATTTTGGTGAAATCGAGCAGCTTCAGCATGAAGGCAAATGGGACGAGCTGACCAAGCTGATGGTCGAGGCCGCACAAAACCTTGAAAGAGGTGGCGCGGACTTCATCCTGATCTGCACCAACACCATGCATAAAATGGCCGCGGATATTGAACGCGCCACTTCGGTCCCGCTTGTGCACATTGCGGACCCGACAGCGGAAAAGATCAGGGCCGCAGGTTTGTCAAAAATCGGGCTTCTCGGCACCGCCTTCACGATGGAGCAGGATTTCTACAAAGGCCGCCTCGCCACCGAACACGGGCTTGAGATTTTGACGCCCGATGATGCCGACCGCAAAACTGTTCATGAAATCATCTATCGCGAGTTGGTGGTAGGCGAAGTGCGCGATGCGTCACGCGAAAAATACCGCGCTGTCATCAATCGTCTGGTTGAGCGTGGGGCCGAAGCCATCATTCTCGGCTGCACCGAAATCATGCTGCTCATTGGTCAGCAGGACAGCCCAGTGCCGGTATTCGACACGACGCGGCTGCATGCAGAAGCGGCGGTGGATTGGGCGTTGGCTTAA
- a CDS encoding SDR family NAD(P)-dependent oxidoreductase, translated as MSIDLTGRIALVTGASRGIGYFLSLELAKRGAHVIAVARTVGGLEELDDDIRKLGGNATLVPLDITDMEAIDRLGGSIHERWGKLDILVANAGVLGTISPIGHVEAKTFEKVMNVNVTSVWRLIRSTDPLLRASDAGRAIMLSSGVAHTCRAFWGPYAASKAAVEVMARSWAEETKQMNLKINSVNPGATRTAMRAQAMPGEDPETLPTPQSVAEKIVKLADPALDVTGKLFDVRQDRFLDYHQPS; from the coding sequence ATGAGCATCGACCTTACGGGCCGCATCGCACTGGTGACAGGCGCATCGCGCGGTATTGGCTATTTTCTTTCACTTGAACTGGCAAAACGCGGCGCACATGTCATCGCGGTTGCTCGCACAGTCGGCGGGCTTGAAGAGCTGGACGACGATATCCGCAAACTCGGAGGCAATGCGACGCTTGTGCCTCTCGATATTACCGACATGGAAGCGATCGATCGCCTCGGCGGCTCCATTCATGAGCGCTGGGGCAAACTCGATATACTGGTGGCCAATGCGGGCGTTCTCGGCACGATCTCGCCGATCGGCCATGTCGAGGCCAAGACCTTCGAGAAAGTCATGAACGTCAATGTTACCAGCGTGTGGCGTCTCATCCGGTCAACGGACCCGCTGCTGCGCGCTTCTGACGCCGGGCGTGCCATTATGCTCTCTTCCGGTGTGGCGCATACCTGCCGGGCTTTCTGGGGCCCCTACGCCGCCTCAAAGGCCGCTGTCGAAGTCATGGCACGCAGCTGGGCTGAAGAAACCAAGCAGATGAACCTCAAGATCAACTCGGTCAATCCGGGCGCTACCCGCACGGCTATGCGCGCGCAGGCAATGCCGGGCGAAGATCCAGAGACGTTGCCGACACCGCAGTCGGTCGCAGAAAAGATCGTCAAGCTCGCCGATCCTGCGCTTGACGTCACGGGCAAGCTGTTCGACGTGCGTCAGGATCGCTTCCTCGATTATCATCAGCCGAGCTGA